The following coding sequences lie in one Takifugu flavidus isolate HTHZ2018 chromosome 4, ASM371156v2, whole genome shotgun sequence genomic window:
- the LOC130524294 gene encoding SRSF protein kinase 3-like isoform X2 gives MSSSYAAAISVLTSDGSLSPPPRPQTSPDTTRRTAAFCPSGKSVRKPPVAATRSHEPFDEQQENPEDYGIGGYYRVEIGEIFVDRYQVVRKLGWGHFSTVWLCWDMMKRCFVALKVVRSAQMFTETALDEIRLLKCVRDSDAKDLKRDRVVHLIDDFRITGENGEHVCMVLEVLGHQLLRWIVTSNYTGLPLPCVKSILRQVLQGLDYLHTKCKIIHTDIKPENILLKVDEAYIQNLASDTKLWQLPAPSSAPANRGNREKQGLSSLLGKLTGLFHSLGEWSSKASRSPMKRLTRKDGSRRRHPSASDARRDRPHASEVTGTSISCSSTCLSEVKGPRLLLKRHTVLFGDHLESVPCGRDGVGSWSDLSGRVPASLRQTTGNQAPPTPSSPHGMSDPSRPLDLLRPQNADKIAIKIADLGNACWVHQHFTEDIQTCQYRSVEVLIGADYGTPADIWSTACMTISPTSSSCWDPSLPSLHFRDDTRNDTSTAEDNYAASPSCSRGAYWRSCWTSTSGVRRRPPSSAPSS, from the exons ATGTCGTCTTCCTACGCCGCTGCCATATCAGTCCTGACTTCAGACGGCTCCTTGAGCCCACCCCCGAGGCCCCAGACGTCCCCAGACACGACGAGGAGAACCGCAGCTTTCTGTCCGTCCGGCAAGTCGGTCCGTAAGCCTCCGGTGGCAGCAACGCGTTCCCATGAGCCCtttgatgagcagcaggagaaccCGGAAGACTACGGCATCG gtgGTTATTACCGGGTGGAAATTGGAGAGATCTTTGTGGACCGTTACCAGGTGGTTCGAAAGCTGGGATGGGGTCATTTCTCCACGGTGTGGCTCTGCTGGGATATGAT GAAGAGGTGTTTTGTGGCTCTGAAGGTCGTGAGGAGCGCTCAGATGTTTACAGAGACGGCGTTGGATGAAATCAGACTCCTGAAATGT GTGAGGGACAGCGACGCTAAAGACTTGAAACGCGACAGAGTCGTGCATCTCATCGACGATTTCAGGATCACCGGAGAAAACGGGGAGC ATGTGTGTATGGTTCTGGAGGTGCTGGGCCACCAGCTGCTGAGATGGATCGTCACATCTAACTACACGGGCCTCCCCCTGCCCTGCGTTAAGAGCATCCTCAGACAG GTTCTGCAGGGTTTAGATTACCTGCACACTAAATGCAAGATTATCCACACAGACATCAAGCCAGAAAACATCCTCCTGAAGGTGGATGAGGCCTACATTCAGAACCTGGCGTCCGACACTAAACTGTGGCAGCTGCCCGCGCCCTCCAGCGCCCCAG CAAACAGGGGCAACCGAGAAAAgcag GGTTTGTCCAGTTTACTGGGGAAGCTGACCGGGCTTTTCCACAGTCTTGGGGAGTGG TCCAGCAAAGCCTCCAGGAGTCCGATGAAGCGACTGACGAGGAAGGACGGGAGTCGACGAAGACATCCGAGTGCCTCAGACGCACGGCGAGACCGACCACATGCGTCCGAGGTCACCGGTACCTCCATCTCCTGTagctccacctgtctgtctgaggTGAAAGGTCCTCGGCTCTTGTTGAAGAGGCACACCGTCCTGTTTGGAGACCACCTGGAGTCAGTCCCGTGCGGCAGAGACGGCGTCGGCTCCTGGAGCGACCTCAGCGGGCGGGTTCCCGCATCGTTACGTCAGACGACAGGCAACCAGGCGCCACCAACGCCGTCCTCTCCCCACG GGATGAGTGACCCCAGTCGACCCCTGGATCTACTCAGGCCACAGAACGCTGATAAAATTGCCATCAAGATTGCTGACCTGGGTAATGCCTGCTGGGTG CACCAACACTTCACCGAGGACATCCAGACGTGTCAGTACCGCTCGGTGGAGGTTCTGATCGGTGCAGACTACggcacacctgcagacatctggaGCACCGCCTGTATG ACCATATCGCCCACATCATCGAGCTGCTGGGACCCCTCCCTTCCCAGTTTGCACTTTCGGGACGACACTCGAAACGATACTTCAACCGCAGAG GACAATTACGCCGCATCGCCAAGCTGCAGCCGTGGAGCTTATTGGAGATCCTGCTGGACAAGTACGAGTGGCGTCAGGAGGAGGCCTCCCAGTTCAGCTCCTTCCTCCTGA
- the grm6b gene encoding glutamate receptor, metabotropic 6b, translating into MATELHSSLVSPPEYQAWVRLLWLLLVGVGPGSRAQQGTQPQSIKIEGDITLGGLFPVHSRGPAGVPCGEVKKEKGIHRLEAMMYALDQINSDPDLLPNITLGARILDTCSRDTYALEQSLTFVQALIQKDNSDVRCSNGEPPIIPKPERVVGVIGASGSSVSIMVANVLRLFAIPQISYASTAPELSDNSRYEFFSRVVPPDSYQAQAMLDIVKAMGWNYVSTLASEGNYGESGVDAFQQISREAGGLCIAQSIKIPREPKPGEFDKIIKRLMETSNARGVIIFANEDDIKRVLQAAKKSNLTGHFLFVGSDSWGAKISPIQDQEDVAEGAVTILPKRASIDGFDQYFTSRSLENNRRNIWFAEFWEDDFKCKLTRPGIKYELGRRKCTGDERISRDSQYEQEGKVQFVIDAVYAMAHALHSMHMDLCPGSMGVCDKMDPVEGRMLLQYIRGVNFNGSAGTGVMFNENGDAPGRYDIFQYQMSNISNPGYRNIGQWTNHLRLNLEEMQWSGGDRKIPESVCSFPCESGERKKMVKGVPCCWHCELCDGYQYLLDEFTCDMCPYDMRPLKNRTGCRPTPIIKLEWSSPWAIIPVFLAILGILATTGVIATFIRFNDTPIVRASGRELSYVLLTGIFLIYLITFLMIAEPSVAVCAFRRLFLGLGMCISYSAMLTKTNRIYRIFEQGKKSVTPPKFISPTSQLIITFILISVQLLGVFIWFGVMPPHTIIDYEEQKPPNPEFARGVLKCDMSDLSLILCLSYSLVLMITCTVYAIKSRGVPETFNEAKPIGFTMYTTCIVWLAFVPIFFGTAQSTEKMFIQTTTLTVSMSLSATVSLGMLYIPKVYVIIFHPEQNVQKRKRSFKAVVQAATVSTRLSQKSSDKQNGESKIEPDRSQ; encoded by the exons atggcaacagagttGCACTCTTCCCTTGTTTCACCTCCCGAGTACCAAGCGTGGGTtcggctgctgtggctgctgctggttggcGTGGGCCCGGGCTCGCGGGCTCAGCAGGGCACACAGCCCCAGTCCATCAAGATTGAGGGGGACATTACCCTAGGGGGGCTTTTCCCCGTGCACTCCCGGGGTCCTGCCGGGGTGCCCTGTGGGGAAGTCAAGAAGGAAAAGGGGATCCACCGGCTGGAGGCCATGATGTACGCCTTGGATCAGATCAACAGCGACCCGGATTTGCTGCCCAACATCACGCTGGGGGCCAGGATCCTGGACACCTGCTCCAGAGACACCTACGCCCTGGAGCAGTCGCTCACCTTCGTGCAGGCCCTCATCCAGAAGGATAATTCCGATGTGCGTTGCTCAAACGGCGAGCCTCCCATTATCCCCAAACCGGAGCGGGTGGTGGGAGTGATCGGCGCCTCTGGCAGCTCCGTGTCCATCATGGTGGCCAACGTTCTCAGACTGTTCGCT ATCCCTCAGATCAGCTACGCGTCCACCGCCCCAGAGCTGAGTGACAACAGCCGCTACGAGTTCTTCTCCCGTGTGGTGCCTCCTGACTCCtaccaggcccaggccatgctGGACATAGTGAAAGCCATGGGCTGGAACTACGTCTCTACGCTGGCCTCTGAGGGAAATTACGGAGAGAGCGGCGTTGACGCCTTCCAGCAGATTTCCAGAGAAGCAG GAGGTCTGTGTATTGCGCAATCTATAAAGATCCCAAGAGAACCAAAACCAGGGGAGTTTGACAAGATCATCAAGCGGCTGATGGAGACCTCCAACGCTCGTGGAGTCATCATCTTCGCCAACGAGGACGACATCAA ACGTGTGCTGCAGGCTGCCAAAAAGTCCAACCTGAccggtcacttcctgtttgtgggcTCAGACAGTTGGGGGGCCAAGATTTCCCCCATCCAAGATCAAGAAGACGTGGCAGAAGGCGCCGTCACCATCCTTCCCAAAAGAGCCTCGATCGACG GTTTCGACCAGTATTTCACCTCGAGATCTCTTGAGAACAACAGAAGAAACATCTGGTTTGCAGAATTCTGGGAGGACGACTTCAAGTGTAAGCTGACCCGCCCTGGCATAAAGTATGAACTCGGTCGGAGGAAATGCACAG GTGACGAGCGAATCAGCCGAGATTCCCAGTACGAACAGGAGGGCAAGGTGCAGTTTGTAATCGATGCCGTGTACGCCATGGCCCACGCCCTGCACAGCATGCACATGGACCTCTGCCCTGGCTCCATGGGCGTCTGCGACAAGATGGACCCTGTGGAAGGGCGCATGCTCCTCCAGTACATCCGTGGGGTCAATTTTAACG gaagtgcagggaCTGGAGTAATGTTCAATGAGAACGGGGATGCGCCCGGTCGTTATGACATCTTCCAGTACCAAATGTCCAACATCAGTAACCCTGGTTACAGGAACATCGGCCAGTGGACCAACCACCTCCGGCTCAAC TTGGAGGAGATGCAGTGGTCAGGCGGCGACCGCAAGATCCcagagtcggtgtgcagcttCCCCTGCGAATctggagagaggaaaaagatgGTGAAGGGCGTTCCCTGCTGTTGGCACTGTGAGCTCTGTGACGGCTACCAGTACCTCCTGGACGAGTTCACCTGCGACATGTGCCCCTACGACATGAGGCCGTTAAAGAACCGCACCGGCTGTCGACCCACACCCATCATCAAGCTGGAGTGGAGCTCACCCTGGGCCATTATCCCCGTCTTCCTGGCCATCCTGGGCATCCTGGCCACCACTGGGGTCATCGCCACCTTCATCCGCTTCAACGACACGCCCATCGTTCGAGCCTCTGGCAGGGAGCTCAGCTACGTGTTGCTTACGGGCATTTTCCTCATCTacctcatcaccttcctcatGATCGCCGAGCCAAGTGTGGCTGTGTGTGCCTTCCGCAGGCTGTTTCTGGGGCTCGGCATGTGCATCAGCTACTCGGCCATGCTCACCAAGACCAACCGGATCTACCGGATCTTTGAGCAGGGCAAAAAGTCAGTCACGCCCCCGAAATTTATCAGCCCCACCTCCCAGCTGATTATCACCTTCATACTCATCTCAGTGCAG CTTCTCGGGGTCTTCATCTGGTTTGGCGTGATGCCTCCGCACACCATCATCGACTACGAAGAGCAGAAGCCCCCGAATCCGGAGTTTGCCCGCGGAGTCCTGAAGTGCGACATGTCTGACCTCTCCCTCATCTTATGTCTGAGCTACAGTCTGGTGCTGATGATCACCTGCACGGTGTACGCCATCAAGAGCAGAGGGGTCCCAGAGACCTTCAACGAGGCCAAGCCCATCGGCTTCACCATGTACACCACCTGCATCGTCTGGCTGGCCTTCGTGCCCATCTTCTTTGGCACAGCGCAGTCTACGGAGAAG ATGTTCATCCAAACCACGACCTTGACTGTCTCCATGAGCCTGAGCGCCACCGTATCCCTGGGCATGCTCTACATACCCAAGGTCTATGTCATCATCTTCCACCCGGAGCAGAACGTCCAGAAGAGAAAGCGCAGCTTCAAAGCAGTGGTGCAGGCAGCCACTGTGTCCACCCGCTTGTCTCAGAAGTCCAGCGACAAACAGAACGGAGAGTCCAAGATCGAGCCAGACAGGTCTCAGTGA
- the comtb gene encoding catechol O-methyltransferase B, which translates to MWLTLLYSCSGGAALLYILYRWVIPSIVQYHAGLALMWHDVIVERLLDVLTRSTRPQRLLAAVQKNATRGDPRSVVKAIDEFCRYTEWAMNVGDEKGCILDSVVSEVNPATVLELGTYCGYSTVRIATLLPPDAKLITLEFNPDFAVIARQVIAWAGQEEKVHLVEGSSGDLIPKMKEQFGVKSFDLVFLDHWKDRYLPDAKLMEECGLLGKGSVLLADNVICPGSPDYLDYVRNSPKYRSQYFKSHLEYTKVEDGLEKSVFLG; encoded by the exons atGTGGCTGACGCTTCTCTACAGTTGCAGCGGCGGCGCAGCTCTCCTGTACATTCTGTACAGATGGGTTATACCGTCCATCGTGCAGTATCACGCAGGGCTGGCGCTCATGTGGCACGACGTCATCGTGGAGAGGTTGCTGGATGTTCTGACCCGATCCACCCGTCCGCAG AGGCTGTTGGCTGCAGTACAGAAGAACGCCACTAGAGGGGACCCTCGCAGCGTGGTCAAAGCCATCGATGAGTTCTGCAGATACACAGAGTGGGCCATGAATGTGGGGGACGAAAAAG GCTGCATTCTGGACTCAGTGGTGTCAGAGGTAAATCCAGCCACCGTGTTGGAGCTGGGCACCTACTGTGGTTACTCCACAGTGCGGATCGCCACGCTCCTTCCCCCTGATGCGAAGCTCATCACTCTTGAGTTCAACCCAGACTTTGCTGTGATTGCCCGTCAAGTCATTGCCTGGGCGGGGCAAGAGGAAAAG GTTCACCTAGTCGAAGGTTCCTCTGGTGACTTGATTCCCAAAATGAAGGAGCAGTTTGGGGTGAAATCCTTTGACCTGGTTTTCCTGGATCACTGGAAGGATCGGTACCTCCCTGACGCAAAGCTCATGGAG GAATGTGGCCTTCTCGGGAAAGGCAGCGTCCTTCTGGCCGACAACGTCATCTGTCCCGGAAGTCCCGATTACCTGGATTATGTCCGGAACAGCCCGAAATACAGAAGCCAGTATTTCAAGTCTCACCTGGAGTACACCAAAGTGGAGGATGGCTTAGAGAAATCTGTGTTCTTGGGCTAA
- the ccdc120b gene encoding coiled-coil domain-containing protein 120 isoform X1 — protein sequence MEVKGHVITSMGLGAPDVQDGQDSKQQAERIAALQERKEALEALLHSRVGELRQVCLQEAELTGKLPCSFPLETGEKPPLVQRRAGLAPNAKADDEAAQRKQMKAIFSGALYRHSENDRNVPNNKRTVHRGCHTEDTVMSESTSSMSDSTSHDNESSPSVAADQRSLSQPRLTVGSPDHRISRKLSPVEIYYEMRTRRNSVTSSVSPTHSLPRSASNVEGRSVPATPLLARTAPMSVHVRSDAPGGNGFKQWSGSLDVPYVIPLAQEGSSDLRSCPYSSRARRSNSSEALLDRSSLPDDPVPRNGMPSRGGPYKSSETLTDGKLRHIHMGSPERHADGSVEQAKMRLSMGGRGAGAGYNELLMDYIWGKQQRMQQQLYQSTGRIWQDLSAPWSPAVVVPPHTNGFSHSQVHLPSAAPPYSPMVLRGSQAELRRVKVTRTKSCGPFIPLQQHSQDTILLSAYESPASGTTTSSIPNLHPYQTDLSGAPFSRRPPQYSLPTPEDSTRSLHKALALEGLRDWYLRNALGYPTTPKGHEAGISRLSHPHPLVHQAQSVQGETANLHRSQIPQSASFHGHPLHGRSMEFSLYQEPPHPQMQEGTPAEPSTDPGTLV from the exons ATGGAGGTCAAAGGACATGTGATCACATCCATGGGTTTGGGGGCTCCCG ATGTTCAAGACGGCCAGGACAGCAAGCAGCAGGCTGAGAGGATCGCAGCcctgcaggagaggaaggaggccctggaggctctgctccacagccGAGTGGGAGAGCTCAGACAAGTCTGTCTGCAGGAAGCC GAGTTGACCGGGAAGTTGCCGTGTTCCTTCCCCCTGGAGACGGGAGAGAAACCCCCGCTGGTGCAGCGCAGAGCTGGCCTGGCGCCCAACGCCAAGGCAGAC GATGAGGCTGCCCAACGGAAGCAGATGAAGGCCATTTTCAGCGGCGCTCTGTACCGACACTCTGAAAACGATCGCAATGTCCCGAACAACAAGAGGACGGTCCACCGAGGCTGTCACACAG AGGACACTGTCATGTCAGAGAGCACGAGCTCCATGTCAGATTCAACGTCTCACGACAACG AGTCTTCCCCAAGCGTGGCTGCCGACCAGCGCTCTCTGTCCCAGCCCCGGCTCACCGTGGGCAGCCCCGACCACAGGAtcagcaggaagttgtctcCGGTCGAGATTTACTACGAGATGAGGACGCGCCGCAACTCCGTCACGAGCTCCGTCAG CCCAACTCACTCTTTACCAAGAAGTGCGTCTAATGTTGAGGGTAGAAGCGTTCCGGCTACGCCGCTCTTGGCCCGAACTGCTCCAATGAGCGTTCACGTCAG GTCAGATGCGCCAGGCGGGAATGGGTTTAAGCAGTGGTCTGGCAGCCTGGACGTGCCCTATGTGATTCCCCTGGCCCAGGAGGGCTCGTCTGACCTCCGCAGCTGCCCTTACAGCTCTCGGGCCAGGCGCAGTAACAGCTCCGAGGCTCTGCTGGATAGGTCGAGTCTCCCAGATGATCCCGTGCCCAGAAATGGGATGCCCTCCAGAGGGGGGCCCTATAAGAGCTCAGAGACACTGACCGACGGCAAGCTGAGACACATCCACATGGGCAGCCCAGAGAGGCATGCCGACGGTTCCGTGGAACAGGCCAAGATGCGTCTGTCCATGGGTGGCAGAGGAGCCGGTGCCGGCTACAATGAGCTGCTCATGGACTACATCTGGGGGAAGCAGCAGAGGATGCAGCAGCAATTGTACCAGTCCACCGGCAGGATCTGGCAAGACCTGTCCGCTCCCTGGTCCCCCGCTGTGGTTGTACCTCCTCATACCAATGGATTTTCTCATTCTCAGGTGCACCTCCCCAGTGCTGCACCTCCTTACAGCCCCATGGTCCTCCGAGGGTCGCAAGCTGAGCTGCGCAGGGTCAAAGTCACCAGAACCAAATCTTGTGGACCATTTATTCCcttgcagcagcacagccaggaCACCATCCTGCTGTCGGCATACGAGTCTCCTGCCTCTGGCACCACCACATCCTCCATTCCCAACCTACACCCCTACCAAACAGACCTATCCGGCGCCCCCTTCAGCCGCAGACCCCCGCAGTACTCCCTCCCGACCCCGGAAGACTCTACGCGAAGCTTACACAAAGCCCTCGCTCTGGAGGGTTTGAGGGACTGGTACCTGAGGAACGCCTTGGGATATCCCACCACCCCAAAGGGTCACGAGGCGGGGATCTCTCGCCTCTCACACCCCCACCCGCTGGTGCACCAGGCCCAGTCGGTCCAAGGAGAAACCGCCAACCTCCACAGATCCCAGATTCCACAATCAGCCAGCTTCCACGGTCACCCGCTGCATGGAAG ATCAATGGAGTTCTCACTCTATCAGGAGCCTCCCCATCCACAGATGCAAGAAGGAACCCCAGCAGAACCCAGTACTGACCCAGGAACCCTGGTCTGA
- the ccdc120b gene encoding coiled-coil domain-containing protein 120 isoform X2, which produces MEVKGHVITSMGLGAPDVQDGQDSKQQAERIAALQERKEALEALLHSRVGELRQVCLQEAELTGKLPCSFPLETGEKPPLVQRRAGLAPNAKADDEAAQRKQMKAIFSGALYRHSENDRNVPNNKRTVHRGCHTEDTVMSESTSSMSDSTSHDNESSPSVAADQRSLSQPRLTVGSPDHRISRKLSPVEIYYEMRTRRNSVTSSVRSDAPGGNGFKQWSGSLDVPYVIPLAQEGSSDLRSCPYSSRARRSNSSEALLDRSSLPDDPVPRNGMPSRGGPYKSSETLTDGKLRHIHMGSPERHADGSVEQAKMRLSMGGRGAGAGYNELLMDYIWGKQQRMQQQLYQSTGRIWQDLSAPWSPAVVVPPHTNGFSHSQVHLPSAAPPYSPMVLRGSQAELRRVKVTRTKSCGPFIPLQQHSQDTILLSAYESPASGTTTSSIPNLHPYQTDLSGAPFSRRPPQYSLPTPEDSTRSLHKALALEGLRDWYLRNALGYPTTPKGHEAGISRLSHPHPLVHQAQSVQGETANLHRSQIPQSASFHGHPLHGRSMEFSLYQEPPHPQMQEGTPAEPSTDPGTLV; this is translated from the exons ATGGAGGTCAAAGGACATGTGATCACATCCATGGGTTTGGGGGCTCCCG ATGTTCAAGACGGCCAGGACAGCAAGCAGCAGGCTGAGAGGATCGCAGCcctgcaggagaggaaggaggccctggaggctctgctccacagccGAGTGGGAGAGCTCAGACAAGTCTGTCTGCAGGAAGCC GAGTTGACCGGGAAGTTGCCGTGTTCCTTCCCCCTGGAGACGGGAGAGAAACCCCCGCTGGTGCAGCGCAGAGCTGGCCTGGCGCCCAACGCCAAGGCAGAC GATGAGGCTGCCCAACGGAAGCAGATGAAGGCCATTTTCAGCGGCGCTCTGTACCGACACTCTGAAAACGATCGCAATGTCCCGAACAACAAGAGGACGGTCCACCGAGGCTGTCACACAG AGGACACTGTCATGTCAGAGAGCACGAGCTCCATGTCAGATTCAACGTCTCACGACAACG AGTCTTCCCCAAGCGTGGCTGCCGACCAGCGCTCTCTGTCCCAGCCCCGGCTCACCGTGGGCAGCCCCGACCACAGGAtcagcaggaagttgtctcCGGTCGAGATTTACTACGAGATGAGGACGCGCCGCAACTCCGTCACGAGCTCCGTCAG GTCAGATGCGCCAGGCGGGAATGGGTTTAAGCAGTGGTCTGGCAGCCTGGACGTGCCCTATGTGATTCCCCTGGCCCAGGAGGGCTCGTCTGACCTCCGCAGCTGCCCTTACAGCTCTCGGGCCAGGCGCAGTAACAGCTCCGAGGCTCTGCTGGATAGGTCGAGTCTCCCAGATGATCCCGTGCCCAGAAATGGGATGCCCTCCAGAGGGGGGCCCTATAAGAGCTCAGAGACACTGACCGACGGCAAGCTGAGACACATCCACATGGGCAGCCCAGAGAGGCATGCCGACGGTTCCGTGGAACAGGCCAAGATGCGTCTGTCCATGGGTGGCAGAGGAGCCGGTGCCGGCTACAATGAGCTGCTCATGGACTACATCTGGGGGAAGCAGCAGAGGATGCAGCAGCAATTGTACCAGTCCACCGGCAGGATCTGGCAAGACCTGTCCGCTCCCTGGTCCCCCGCTGTGGTTGTACCTCCTCATACCAATGGATTTTCTCATTCTCAGGTGCACCTCCCCAGTGCTGCACCTCCTTACAGCCCCATGGTCCTCCGAGGGTCGCAAGCTGAGCTGCGCAGGGTCAAAGTCACCAGAACCAAATCTTGTGGACCATTTATTCCcttgcagcagcacagccaggaCACCATCCTGCTGTCGGCATACGAGTCTCCTGCCTCTGGCACCACCACATCCTCCATTCCCAACCTACACCCCTACCAAACAGACCTATCCGGCGCCCCCTTCAGCCGCAGACCCCCGCAGTACTCCCTCCCGACCCCGGAAGACTCTACGCGAAGCTTACACAAAGCCCTCGCTCTGGAGGGTTTGAGGGACTGGTACCTGAGGAACGCCTTGGGATATCCCACCACCCCAAAGGGTCACGAGGCGGGGATCTCTCGCCTCTCACACCCCCACCCGCTGGTGCACCAGGCCCAGTCGGTCCAAGGAGAAACCGCCAACCTCCACAGATCCCAGATTCCACAATCAGCCAGCTTCCACGGTCACCCGCTGCATGGAAG ATCAATGGAGTTCTCACTCTATCAGGAGCCTCCCCATCCACAGATGCAAGAAGGAACCCCAGCAGAACCCAGTACTGACCCAGGAACCCTGGTCTGA
- the LOC130524294 gene encoding SRSF protein kinase 2-like isoform X1 gives MSSSYAAAISVLTSDGSLSPPPRPQTSPDTTRRTAAFCPSGKSVRKPPVAATRSHEPFDEQQENPEDYGIGGYYRVEIGEIFVDRYQVVRKLGWGHFSTVWLCWDMMKRCFVALKVVRSAQMFTETALDEIRLLKCVRDSDAKDLKRDRVVHLIDDFRITGENGEHVCMVLEVLGHQLLRWIVTSNYTGLPLPCVKSILRQVLQGLDYLHTKCKIIHTDIKPENILLKVDEAYIQNLASDTKLWQLPAPSSAPANRGNREKQGLSSLLGKLTGLFHSLGEWSSKASRSPMKRLTRKDGSRRRHPSASDARRDRPHASEVTGTSISCSSTCLSEVKGPRLLLKRHTVLFGDHLESVPCGRDGVGSWSDLSGRVPASLRQTTGNQAPPTPSSPHGMSDPSRPLDLLRPQNADKIAIKIADLGNACWVHQHFTEDIQTCQYRSVEVLIGADYGTPADIWSTACMAFELATGDYLFDPQAGATFSREEDHIAHIIELLGPLPSQFALSGRHSKRYFNRRGQLRRIAKLQPWSLLEILLDKYEWRQEEASQFSSFLLTMLELLPEKRATAAQCLKHPWITS, from the exons ATGTCGTCTTCCTACGCCGCTGCCATATCAGTCCTGACTTCAGACGGCTCCTTGAGCCCACCCCCGAGGCCCCAGACGTCCCCAGACACGACGAGGAGAACCGCAGCTTTCTGTCCGTCCGGCAAGTCGGTCCGTAAGCCTCCGGTGGCAGCAACGCGTTCCCATGAGCCCtttgatgagcagcaggagaaccCGGAAGACTACGGCATCG gtgGTTATTACCGGGTGGAAATTGGAGAGATCTTTGTGGACCGTTACCAGGTGGTTCGAAAGCTGGGATGGGGTCATTTCTCCACGGTGTGGCTCTGCTGGGATATGAT GAAGAGGTGTTTTGTGGCTCTGAAGGTCGTGAGGAGCGCTCAGATGTTTACAGAGACGGCGTTGGATGAAATCAGACTCCTGAAATGT GTGAGGGACAGCGACGCTAAAGACTTGAAACGCGACAGAGTCGTGCATCTCATCGACGATTTCAGGATCACCGGAGAAAACGGGGAGC ATGTGTGTATGGTTCTGGAGGTGCTGGGCCACCAGCTGCTGAGATGGATCGTCACATCTAACTACACGGGCCTCCCCCTGCCCTGCGTTAAGAGCATCCTCAGACAG GTTCTGCAGGGTTTAGATTACCTGCACACTAAATGCAAGATTATCCACACAGACATCAAGCCAGAAAACATCCTCCTGAAGGTGGATGAGGCCTACATTCAGAACCTGGCGTCCGACACTAAACTGTGGCAGCTGCCCGCGCCCTCCAGCGCCCCAG CAAACAGGGGCAACCGAGAAAAgcag GGTTTGTCCAGTTTACTGGGGAAGCTGACCGGGCTTTTCCACAGTCTTGGGGAGTGG TCCAGCAAAGCCTCCAGGAGTCCGATGAAGCGACTGACGAGGAAGGACGGGAGTCGACGAAGACATCCGAGTGCCTCAGACGCACGGCGAGACCGACCACATGCGTCCGAGGTCACCGGTACCTCCATCTCCTGTagctccacctgtctgtctgaggTGAAAGGTCCTCGGCTCTTGTTGAAGAGGCACACCGTCCTGTTTGGAGACCACCTGGAGTCAGTCCCGTGCGGCAGAGACGGCGTCGGCTCCTGGAGCGACCTCAGCGGGCGGGTTCCCGCATCGTTACGTCAGACGACAGGCAACCAGGCGCCACCAACGCCGTCCTCTCCCCACG GGATGAGTGACCCCAGTCGACCCCTGGATCTACTCAGGCCACAGAACGCTGATAAAATTGCCATCAAGATTGCTGACCTGGGTAATGCCTGCTGGGTG CACCAACACTTCACCGAGGACATCCAGACGTGTCAGTACCGCTCGGTGGAGGTTCTGATCGGTGCAGACTACggcacacctgcagacatctggaGCACCGCCTGTATG GCTTTTGAACTGGCAACAGGGGATTATCTGTTCGACCCCCAAGCAGGGGCCACTTTCTCCCGGGAAGAAG ACCATATCGCCCACATCATCGAGCTGCTGGGACCCCTCCCTTCCCAGTTTGCACTTTCGGGACGACACTCGAAACGATACTTCAACCGCAGAG GACAATTACGCCGCATCGCCAAGCTGCAGCCGTGGAGCTTATTGGAGATCCTGCTGGACAAGTACGAGTGGCGTCAGGAGGAGGCCTCCCAGTTCAGCTCCTTCCTCCTGACCATGTTGGAGCTGCTGCCGGAGAAAAGAGCCACGGCCGCTCAGTGTTTGAAACACCCCTGGATCACCTCGTAG